In Acinetobacter sp. WCHAc010034, a genomic segment contains:
- a CDS encoding lysophospholipid acyltransferase family protein codes for MHQPAKPKSSSLKGFSRFALYLKKIAAAAGAVTEGFYLVFRHQLYKDPNNPVNTRYVQYFCRKLCKVFNIEVQVHGDIPRQPALWVSNHISWLDVAVLGSGARVFFLAKAEIENWPLLGKLAKGGGTLFIKRGSGDSVKIREQMTAFLKQDSPVLFFPEATTSDGTRIKKVHGRLLGAAIEAQRPVQICLICYVNQQGELDMVAPFIGETPFAKHVQNVLEMPNVAAHLIALPAIDSAGHTVESLTQEVQRKMTEGLAQLHERVLKPSA; via the coding sequence ATGCATCAACCTGCAAAACCGAAATCTTCCAGCCTGAAAGGCTTCTCCAGATTTGCGCTGTATCTGAAAAAGATCGCCGCGGCGGCTGGCGCTGTAACCGAAGGCTTTTATCTGGTTTTCCGCCATCAGCTGTATAAAGACCCCAATAATCCGGTCAATACCCGCTATGTGCAGTATTTCTGCCGCAAGCTGTGCAAAGTCTTCAATATTGAGGTGCAGGTGCACGGCGACATTCCGCGCCAGCCGGCGCTGTGGGTCAGCAATCATATTTCATGGCTGGATGTTGCGGTGCTGGGTTCCGGCGCGCGGGTGTTCTTTCTGGCCAAAGCTGAAATTGAAAACTGGCCGCTGCTGGGCAAGCTGGCCAAAGGTGGCGGCACTTTATTCATTAAGCGCGGTTCCGGCGATTCGGTGAAAATCCGTGAACAGATGACTGCGTTTCTGAAGCAGGACAGCCCGGTTCTGTTTTTCCCTGAGGCGACCACCTCTGACGGCACGCGGATCAAGAAGGTGCATGGGCGCCTGCTGGGCGCCGCCATTGAGGCGCAGCGCCCAGTGCAGATCTGCCTGATCTGCTATGTCAACCAGCAGGGCGAGCTGGACATGGTCGCGCCGTTTATCGGCGAAACCCCTTTTGCCAAGCATGTGCAGAATGTGCTGGAAATGCCGAATGTCGCGGCGCATTTGATTGCCTTGCCGGCGATTGATTCCGCCGGGCATACGGTGGAAAGCCTGACGCAGGAAGTGCAGCGGAAAATGACCGAAGGCCTGGCCCAGCTGCATGAGCGGGTGCTGAAGCCTTCGGCCTAA
- the hflX gene encoding ribosome rescue GTPase HflX has translation MLEDLDAEEFHLLTQSAGAEILQHLHAQRIKPDAKLFIGSGKAEEIAALAAEQEADLVIFDHGLSPAQARNLEKIIGCRVVDRTELILDIFAQRARTYEGKLQVELAQLQHMSSRLIRSHGTLDSQKGGIGLRGPGETMLETDRRLLRIRMGQLKAKIDKVRQTRMQGRLARQKAAVPTVSLVGYTNAGKSTLFNILAGSDVYAADQLFATLDPTLRRLTWDGIGNLVLADTVGFVRNLSHSLVESFKATLEETAEATLLLHVIDSSSPDMLEQIEAVEKVLKEIGADVPVLRVYNKIDRSGEQAKIVYKAPHQPDRVYVSAHSQQGLDLLRQAVHECLMGNIQSFELRLKPAYGKLRNQLYELNVIQSENYDDQGSLHLHVIMAPHKLEQLIRQAHLPLQEILGERASLFEKPLEEFEIKD, from the coding sequence ATGCTGGAAGACCTGGATGCCGAAGAATTTCACCTGCTGACGCAGTCTGCCGGAGCTGAAATTCTGCAGCATCTGCATGCGCAGCGCATCAAGCCGGATGCCAAGCTGTTTATCGGCTCCGGCAAAGCTGAAGAAATCGCCGCCTTAGCTGCGGAGCAGGAAGCCGACCTGGTCATTTTTGACCATGGCCTCAGCCCGGCTCAGGCGCGCAATTTAGAAAAAATCATCGGCTGCCGCGTGGTGGATCGCACGGAGCTGATTTTAGACATCTTCGCGCAACGCGCCCGCACCTATGAGGGCAAGCTGCAGGTTGAGCTGGCGCAGCTGCAGCATATGTCTTCGCGGCTGATCCGCAGCCACGGCACGCTGGACAGCCAGAAAGGCGGCATCGGCCTGCGCGGCCCCGGCGAAACCATGCTGGAAACCGACCGGCGCCTGCTGCGCATCCGCATGGGCCAGCTCAAGGCCAAAATTGACAAAGTCAGGCAGACCCGCATGCAGGGCCGCCTGGCGCGCCAGAAAGCCGCTGTTCCGACTGTATCTTTAGTCGGCTACACCAATGCCGGAAAATCCACCCTGTTCAATATTCTGGCCGGCAGCGACGTGTATGCCGCCGACCAGCTGTTCGCCACCCTTGACCCGACGCTGCGCCGCCTGACCTGGGACGGCATCGGCAATCTGGTTCTGGCCGATACCGTCGGCTTTGTGCGCAACCTATCGCATTCGCTGGTGGAATCCTTTAAAGCCACGCTGGAAGAAACCGCGGAAGCCACGCTGCTGCTGCATGTGATTGATTCCAGCAGCCCGGACATGCTGGAGCAGATTGAAGCGGTAGAAAAGGTGCTGAAGGAAATCGGCGCGGATGTTCCAGTGCTGCGCGTTTACAATAAAATTGACCGCAGCGGCGAACAGGCCAAAATTGTCTACAAGGCCCCGCATCAGCCAGACCGCGTGTATGTGTCCGCGCACAGCCAGCAGGGGCTGGACCTGCTGCGCCAGGCCGTGCATGAATGCCTGATGGGCAATATTCAGAGTTTTGAGCTGCGCCTGAAGCCGGCCTACGGCAAGCTGCGCAATCAGCTGTATGAGCTGAATGTGATTCAATCCGAAAATTATGATGACCAGGGCAGCCTGCACCTGCATGTGATTATGGCGCCGCACAAGCTCGAGCAACTGATCCGGCAGGCGCATCTGCCTTTGCAGGAAATTTTAGGTGAACGCGCCAGTCTATTCGAAAAACCGCTGGAAGAGTTTGAAATCAAGGACTAA
- a CDS encoding LrgB family protein, whose translation MLAIFYGFFLTLAAYLLAKPVNKKLPQIPVIVIGMFFVIALLYLFGIPYESYMAQVNPLFNDLLGYVTVALAIPLAAMRYDDLPLKAVAGILVFASISAVALPMGLAYLLHLSDPTIMAFATRAVTTPIAINIATLLHSPVPLVILIVILSGVIGAAFSPLILRHINDERASGLALGLAAHAIGTAQAWQRGSVAGRYAAFGMAVNAVFTAVWLPSFIFLLQKI comes from the coding sequence ATGCTCGCAATATTTTACGGATTCTTCCTGACTCTGGCCGCCTATCTGCTGGCCAAGCCTGTGAATAAAAAACTGCCGCAGATTCCTGTGATTGTGATTGGCATGTTTTTTGTCATTGCCCTGCTGTACCTGTTCGGCATTCCTTATGAAAGCTACATGGCGCAGGTCAATCCGCTGTTCAATGACCTGCTCGGCTATGTCACCGTGGCCTTGGCCATTCCGCTGGCCGCCATGCGCTACGATGATCTGCCGCTGAAAGCCGTAGCGGGCATTTTAGTCTTTGCCAGCATCAGCGCGGTTGCGCTGCCGATGGGCCTCGCCTACCTGCTGCATCTGTCTGACCCGACCATCATGGCCTTCGCCACCCGCGCAGTGACCACCCCGATCGCCATCAATATTGCAACGCTGCTGCATTCGCCGGTTCCTCTGGTGATTTTGATTGTGATTCTGTCCGGCGTCATCGGCGCAGCATTTTCGCCGCTGATTTTGCGCCACATCAATGACGAGCGCGCCTCCGGGCTGGCGCTGGGGCTGGCCGCGCATGCCATCGGCACGGCGCAGGCATGGCAGCGCGGCAGCGTAGCCGGGCGCTACGCCGCTTTCGGCATGGCGGTGAATGCGGTCTTTACCGCGGTCTGGCTGCCGTCATTTATCTTTTTGCTGCAGAAAATATGA
- a CDS encoding DUF2147 domain-containing protein: MRKFKLISALLISGLPCFAYANDITGLWKNIDDKTGSSKAVLEIRQEPNGTYTAKIIKVTPRPGYTPKETCVDCPAPYTNKPILGLDVLTGLKASGSSNFVSGKILDPLSGKIYSTKAKLSPNGNRITLRGYIGVSALGRSQTWIRHD; encoded by the coding sequence ATGAGAAAATTTAAACTGATTTCCGCACTGCTGATCAGCGGGCTGCCCTGTTTCGCATATGCCAATGATATTACCGGGCTGTGGAAAAATATTGACGATAAGACCGGCTCATCTAAAGCCGTGCTGGAAATCCGCCAAGAGCCGAATGGAACCTATACGGCCAAAATTATCAAAGTGACGCCGCGCCCCGGCTATACCCCGAAAGAAACCTGCGTCGACTGCCCTGCGCCCTACACCAATAAGCCGATTTTAGGCCTGGATGTGCTGACCGGGCTGAAAGCCAGCGGCAGCAGCAATTTCGTCAGCGGCAAGATTCTTGATCCGCTGTCCGGAAAAATCTACAGCACCAAAGCCAAACTCAGCCCGAACGGCAACCGCATCACGCTGCGCGGCTATATCGGCGTTTCCGCGCTGGGCCGCAGCCAAACCTGGATCCGGCATGACTGA
- a CDS encoding DUF2147 domain-containing protein: MQKKIIWASLAGLLSANSAVFSQDLTGTWQQIDDKTGSPKAIIDIRKESNGTFTGKIAKITPRPGYTPKEKCINCPAPYTNQPILGLDVFKNLKFEGENRYADGQIIDPLSGKIYSLKGKQSANGKRLQLRGYVGISAIGRTQTWIRQE, from the coding sequence ATGCAGAAAAAAATTATATGGGCATCACTTGCCGGCTTGCTTTCCGCCAATTCTGCTGTATTTTCCCAGGATCTTACCGGGACTTGGCAGCAGATTGATGACAAAACCGGATCACCGAAAGCAATTATTGACATCCGTAAGGAAAGCAACGGCACATTTACCGGAAAAATTGCAAAAATCACCCCGCGCCCCGGCTACACGCCGAAGGAAAAATGCATCAACTGCCCCGCGCCTTATACCAATCAGCCGATTTTAGGCCTGGATGTATTTAAAAATTTAAAATTCGAGGGAGAAAACCGCTACGCGGACGGCCAGATTATTGACCCGCTTTCCGGCAAAATATACAGCCTGAAAGGCAAGCAGTCCGCAAACGGCAAGCGCCTGCAGCTGAGGGGCTATGTCGGCATTTCCGCCATTGGGCGCACGCAGACCTGGATTCGCCAAGAATAA
- a CDS encoding DUF2147 domain-containing protein gives MKRNLTLGLLLGAAVSGSALAQDLTGTWQQIDDKSGSPKAIIEISKESNGTYTGQIVKITPRPGYTPQKTCNNCPAPYTNQPILGMDILKGLKHVEGTGNYERGRVIDPLAGKVYDAKMKLNASGKRLTLRAYMGVSALGRSQTWIRLD, from the coding sequence ATGAAGCGTAATTTAACATTGGGCCTGCTGCTTGGCGCGGCGGTCAGCGGATCTGCGCTGGCGCAGGATTTAACCGGCACTTGGCAGCAAATTGACGATAAATCCGGCTCTCCAAAAGCGATTATTGAAATCAGCAAAGAAAGCAACGGCACCTATACCGGCCAGATTGTGAAAATTACCCCTCGTCCAGGCTATACGCCGCAGAAAACCTGCAATAACTGCCCTGCGCCCTATACCAATCAGCCTATTTTAGGCATGGATATCCTCAAGGGCCTGAAGCATGTTGAAGGCACGGGCAATTATGAGCGCGGCCGGGTGATTGATCCGCTGGCCGGCAAAGTCTACGATGCGAAAATGAAGCTGAACGCCTCAGGCAAGCGCTTGACGCTCAGGGCCTATATGGGCGTTTCGGCGCTGGGCCGCAGCCAGACCTGGATCCGCCTCGACTGA
- a CDS encoding symmetrical bis(5'-nucleosyl)-tetraphosphatase, whose protein sequence is MTCPVVRYNYVIGDVQGCFEALKALLKEIKFDPDQDFIWFAGDLVARGENSVGTLRFVKKLVERGAAATVLGNHDLTLLAGARGLKAVKEKDRTRDVIDAIDSDDLIDWLRRQPLCLFPNEHTILTHAGIPGIWSAEQAAALAREVEAVIGHEDFAVMDAFLQEMYGAQPDLWSDDLSGNARLRCITNYLTRMRLTDAQGRLEFSFKDALDEPMPEGFQPWFEFDSQAARTHRIVFGHWAALQGKTITDCIQNVDGGCVWGNQLVAYRLEDQALFKADNPLF, encoded by the coding sequence ATGACGTGCCCGGTTGTCAGGTACAACTACGTCATCGGCGATGTGCAGGGCTGTTTTGAAGCGCTGAAAGCGCTGCTGAAGGAAATCAAATTTGATCCGGATCAGGATTTCATCTGGTTCGCCGGCGATCTGGTGGCGCGCGGAGAAAATTCGGTCGGCACCTTGCGCTTTGTCAAGAAACTGGTTGAGCGCGGCGCAGCTGCCACTGTTTTGGGCAATCATGACCTGACCTTGCTGGCGGGCGCGCGCGGCCTGAAAGCGGTTAAGGAAAAAGACCGCACCCGCGATGTGATTGACGCGATTGACAGCGATGACTTGATTGACTGGCTGCGCCGGCAGCCTTTGTGCCTGTTCCCGAATGAGCATACCATTTTGACCCATGCCGGGATTCCAGGCATTTGGTCAGCCGAACAGGCCGCGGCTTTGGCCCGGGAAGTTGAAGCGGTGATCGGGCATGAAGATTTCGCCGTGATGGATGCATTCCTGCAGGAGATGTACGGCGCCCAGCCGGATTTGTGGTCGGATGACTTATCCGGCAATGCGCGCCTGCGCTGCATCACCAATTACCTGACCCGCATGCGCCTGACCGATGCGCAGGGCCGTCTGGAATTCAGCTTTAAAGACGCTTTGGATGAGCCGATGCCGGAAGGCTTCCAGCCGTGGTTTGAGTTTGACTCGCAGGCTGCGCGGACGCACCGCATTGTGTTTGGCCATTGGGCAGCCCTGCAGGGCAAGACCATTACGGACTGCATTCAGAATGTTGACGGCGGCTGCGTCTGGGGCAATCAGCTGGTTGCCTACCGCCTGGAAGATCAGGCGCTGTTTAAGGCGGACAATCCGCTGTTTTAA